From Erwinia pyri, a single genomic window includes:
- a CDS encoding ABC transporter permease has protein sequence MRRFRDPLLWLVLCFVALLLAMPYSGPLFAHWFPTLDRPLYQQESFLQLALAHIELVALSSLFAVIVGMGAGILVTRSWGREFRSLIETLVAAGQTFPPVAVLAIAVPVMGFGERPAIIALLLYGLLPILQGTLAGISAVPASAREVAEGVGMSPWQILYKVELPLAGPVILAGIRTSVIINIGTAAIASTVGAKTLGSPVIIGLSGFNTAYVIQGACLVALLAIVTDRLFERLQRRFTRE, from the coding sequence ATGCGCAGGTTTCGTGACCCCTTACTCTGGCTGGTGCTCTGCTTTGTTGCGCTGCTGCTGGCAATGCCTTACAGTGGCCCGCTGTTTGCCCACTGGTTTCCGACGCTCGACAGGCCCTTATATCAGCAGGAGAGCTTCCTGCAGCTGGCGCTGGCCCACATTGAACTGGTGGCTCTCTCAAGCCTGTTTGCGGTGATTGTGGGAATGGGAGCCGGTATCCTGGTGACCCGCTCATGGGGAAGAGAGTTCCGCTCGCTGATTGAAACGCTGGTCGCAGCAGGGCAGACGTTTCCGCCCGTCGCCGTACTGGCCATTGCCGTTCCGGTGATGGGCTTTGGCGAAAGACCGGCCATTATCGCCTTACTGCTTTACGGACTGTTACCGATTTTGCAGGGAACCCTGGCGGGGATCAGCGCCGTTCCAGCCAGCGCACGGGAGGTTGCTGAAGGTGTCGGCATGAGCCCCTGGCAGATTTTATATAAGGTGGAACTGCCGCTGGCAGGCCCGGTGATCCTGGCAGGTATCCGCACCTCGGTGATCATCAATATCGGCACGGCAGCCATCGCTTCAACGGTAGGTGCAAAAACGTTGGGATCGCCGGTGATTATCGGGCTGAGCGGATTTAATACGGCTTATGTTATCCAGGGAGCCTGCCTGGTGGCGCTGCTGGCTATCGTCACCGACCGCCTTTTTGAGCGCCTGCAGAGACGCTTTACGCGCGAATAA
- a CDS encoding methyl-accepting chemotaxis protein, translating to MFKTTQARFTLLIVGFFMLLLLITVVVINMFVAPQLATNESRLVRYEVDSIGSRITEMMNRIQAQQRTITETVAVLDSAAIDSVLPALVNQYQDVNVFGGGIWPLPKVRDPARDKFSTFFARDSSNNLQVNTFWNSAEAPNYYEQPWYKDGQAAAKGQCAWAKAYQDAASPQPRTNCAMGIYRNGSAWGVATIDVTLGFFNHLAKQMGDAVQGQALIVEADGKVVGDASLIGGTPKLRNLSELATPMAATLRTLLATAGKEPLQSTFDSEDGNHTLFLQQIEGSPWFIASDVPTALLSKQTDSILTRLGLVQIPLAILLLLVLLGFIRTMMKRLGGLNDNILALSTGGADLTQRLPASSSPEFNAVSQSFNNFIEYLQGLMRQVGDSALAITSASKEIASGNLDLSARTEEQSSSIVETAASMEELTGTVRQNADNATHANQLAGDASRVAARGSNVVKQVVTTMGEINTSSRKVVDIISVIDSIAFQTNILALNAAVEAARAGEQGRGFAVVASEVRNLAQRSANSAREIKKLIEESVANIDQGSQLVQEAGNTMEELMGGVSSVTTLMAEIMSASREQSMGIDQINTAINQLDSTTQQNASLVEQVSAAAQAMEEQSVQLELVVSSFKL from the coding sequence ATGTTTAAAACAACCCAGGCCAGATTTACCCTCCTGATCGTCGGCTTTTTTATGCTACTGCTGCTGATCACGGTTGTGGTAATTAATATGTTTGTTGCGCCTCAGCTAGCGACCAATGAGAGTCGTCTGGTGCGTTATGAAGTGGATTCTATTGGTTCGCGAATTACTGAAATGATGAACCGTATTCAGGCACAGCAGCGCACTATTACCGAAACGGTCGCCGTGCTCGACAGCGCCGCTATCGATAGCGTGCTTCCCGCTTTAGTGAATCAGTATCAGGACGTAAACGTCTTTGGCGGCGGCATCTGGCCACTGCCTAAAGTGCGCGATCCGGCCAGAGATAAATTCAGTACCTTCTTTGCCCGTGACAGCAGTAATAACCTTCAGGTCAATACTTTCTGGAACTCTGCTGAAGCACCCAACTACTACGAGCAACCCTGGTACAAAGATGGCCAGGCGGCAGCCAAAGGGCAGTGCGCCTGGGCGAAGGCCTATCAGGATGCTGCCAGCCCGCAGCCGCGCACCAACTGCGCCATGGGTATTTATCGCAACGGCAGCGCCTGGGGCGTCGCCACTATCGACGTCACGCTGGGCTTTTTCAACCATCTGGCAAAACAGATGGGGGATGCGGTACAGGGGCAAGCGCTGATTGTGGAAGCCGATGGCAAAGTGGTGGGAGACGCCAGCCTGATCGGCGGCACGCCAAAACTGCGTAATCTCAGCGAACTGGCCACGCCAATGGCCGCGACGCTGCGTACACTGCTGGCAACAGCGGGCAAGGAGCCTCTTCAGAGTACCTTTGACAGTGAAGATGGCAACCACACGCTGTTTCTCCAGCAGATCGAGGGCAGTCCCTGGTTTATCGCCAGCGATGTTCCCACTGCGCTGCTCTCCAAACAGACTGACTCCATCCTGACGCGTCTGGGTCTGGTGCAGATCCCGTTAGCTATCCTGCTGCTGCTGGTGCTGCTGGGCTTTATCCGTACCATGATGAAACGTCTGGGTGGACTGAACGACAATATCCTGGCGCTCTCTACGGGCGGTGCAGATCTGACACAGCGCCTGCCAGCCAGCAGCAGCCCGGAATTCAACGCCGTGTCACAAAGCTTCAATAATTTCATTGAGTATCTTCAGGGGCTGATGCGCCAGGTGGGCGACAGCGCGCTGGCTATCACTTCCGCCTCAAAAGAGATTGCCAGCGGCAACCTGGATCTCTCTGCCAGGACCGAAGAGCAGTCCAGCTCAATCGTTGAGACGGCGGCTTCAATGGAGGAGCTGACCGGCACCGTACGACAGAACGCCGATAACGCCACGCATGCTAATCAGCTGGCAGGAGATGCTTCACGCGTGGCCGCTCGCGGATCCAACGTGGTGAAGCAGGTGGTGACCACCATGGGCGAAATCAACACCTCTTCCCGCAAGGTTGTCGATATTATCAGCGTGATTGACAGTATCGCCTTCCAGACCAACATCCTGGCGCTGAACGCCGCGGTGGAAGCCGCACGTGCCGGAGAACAGGGCCGGGGATTTGCAGTAGTGGCGTCTGAAGTACGAAATCTGGCTCAGCGCTCCGCTAATTCTGCACGGGAAATCAAAAAGCTGATTGAAGAGTCGGTCGCCAATATTGACCAGGGCAGCCAGCTGGTGCAGGAAGCGGGCAACACCATGGAGGAGCTGATGGGTGGCGTCAGCAGCGTCACAACGCTGATGGCTGAAATCATGTCCGCCAGCCGTGAGCAGAGCATGGGGATCGATCAGATCAACACTGCCATTAACCAGCTCGACAGCACCACGCAGCAGAACGCCTCGCTGGTGGAGCAGGTCTCTGCGGCTGCTCAGGCTATGGAAGAGCAAAGCGTGCAACTTGAGCTGGTGGTCAGCAGCTTCAAATTATAA
- a CDS encoding ABC transporter permease translates to MRPTIHNRVLLTLSILLGVAAALFPFLNYAPNRLVSGQPLLLQQILSGPEWLLFLPMLLLFLQAFIPVSRLNLLFTVLLCELLFIALVALSGYHASVLAQQGSPLARTSWGSGFWFCAALCLLLAADATARLTKSALWRLLLNGQIWLPVILLLLSGQLHDLALLKEYANRQEVFDQALSRHLLLLVGTLLPTLLIGIPLGWLCAKKTAVQSPVFAVLNVIQTVPSIALFGLLIAPLAGLARSFPLLSQIGISGIGMAPALIALVLYALLPLVRSVVAGLQQVPKEVIETAQGMGMTAGQIFWQAEVPLALPVLLTGLRVIAVQTVGMAVIAALIGAGGFGAIIFQGLLSSALDLVLLGVIPVIAMAVIIDTLFKFTLSVIEAKRQ, encoded by the coding sequence TTGCGCCCTACAATTCATAATCGCGTGCTGCTAACGCTCTCCATCCTGCTTGGCGTGGCGGCTGCTCTGTTTCCCTTTTTAAACTATGCGCCCAACCGGCTGGTCTCTGGTCAACCCCTGCTGTTGCAGCAGATCCTGAGCGGACCAGAGTGGCTCCTTTTCTTGCCGATGCTGCTGCTGTTCCTGCAGGCGTTTATTCCCGTCAGCCGCCTGAATCTGCTTTTTACGGTGCTGCTCTGCGAACTGCTGTTTATTGCGCTGGTTGCCCTGAGCGGCTATCACGCCAGCGTATTGGCGCAGCAGGGAAGCCCGCTTGCCAGAACCTCCTGGGGCAGTGGTTTCTGGTTTTGTGCCGCCCTTTGCCTGCTGCTTGCGGCCGACGCCACCGCACGGCTGACCAAAAGCGCGCTGTGGCGGCTGCTGCTTAACGGGCAAATCTGGCTACCGGTTATCCTCTTATTGCTGAGCGGCCAGCTCCATGATCTGGCGCTGCTGAAAGAGTATGCCAACCGACAGGAAGTCTTCGACCAGGCGCTCTCCCGCCACCTGCTGCTGCTGGTGGGGACGCTGCTGCCCACGCTGCTGATAGGCATCCCGCTTGGCTGGCTCTGCGCGAAAAAAACGGCCGTGCAGTCGCCCGTGTTTGCCGTGCTGAACGTGATTCAGACTGTGCCTTCCATTGCCCTGTTCGGCCTGCTGATTGCGCCCCTGGCGGGACTGGCCCGCTCTTTTCCGCTGTTGTCGCAGATCGGTATCAGCGGCATCGGCATGGCGCCAGCGCTGATCGCGTTAGTGCTCTATGCGCTGCTGCCGCTGGTGCGTAGCGTGGTTGCCGGGCTGCAGCAGGTGCCGAAAGAGGTGATCGAGACCGCGCAGGGAATGGGCATGACCGCCGGGCAGATATTCTGGCAGGCTGAAGTGCCGCTGGCTCTGCCTGTGCTGCTCACCGGGCTCCGGGTCATCGCTGTGCAAACCGTGGGAATGGCCGTGATTGCGGCGTTGATTGGCGCAGGAGGATTTGGCGCCATCATATTCCAGGGCTTGCTCAGCAGCGCACTGGATCTTGTGCTGCTGGGCGTCATTCCCGTTATCGCGATGGCGGTAATTATCGATACCCTGTTCAAATTTACTCTTTCCGTTATTGAGGCGAAGCGCCAATGA
- the idi gene encoding isopentenyl-diphosphate Delta-isomerase — protein MSAIEVILVDRHDRPTGRMEKLEVHEKGLLHRAVTVYVFNSRHQLLLQQRAAGKYHCGGLWSNTTCGHPFPQELTQHAAERRLQEEMGMCLKLHPVFELSYNLPMGNGLTEHEYGHVYFAFSDALPVPDPAEADGWRYASLAAIQQEMQTHPQRFTPWFLHTFSRIPAAFKTFTAQMAC, from the coding sequence ATGTCTGCAATCGAAGTTATTCTGGTTGATCGCCACGATCGCCCCACCGGCAGGATGGAAAAGCTTGAGGTTCACGAGAAAGGGTTGCTGCATCGCGCGGTAACGGTCTACGTGTTCAACTCGCGCCATCAACTGCTGCTACAGCAGCGCGCGGCAGGGAAATATCACTGCGGCGGCTTGTGGAGCAACACCACCTGTGGACACCCTTTTCCTCAGGAGCTGACGCAGCATGCCGCAGAGCGCCGTCTGCAGGAAGAGATGGGCATGTGCCTGAAGCTCCATCCGGTGTTTGAGCTGAGCTACAACTTGCCGATGGGAAATGGGCTGACCGAGCATGAATATGGTCATGTCTATTTCGCGTTCAGCGATGCCCTTCCCGTGCCCGATCCCGCCGAGGCTGATGGCTGGCGCTATGCTTCGCTGGCAGCGATCCAGCAGGAGATGCAGACTCATCCGCAACGTTTTACGCCCTGGTTCCTGCATACCTTTTCCCGCATCCCGGCTGCTTTTAAAACTTTTACGGCTCAGATGGCCTGCTGA
- a CDS encoding suppressor of fused domain protein, with the protein MTQLYRIAEVTNQQQTLTAQVEQDERAAYFYIRPAEPFRTQFAVRGCWLRNLLPAPAREDREAMEQGIPPLLSAEYCRTLEAEPMLDPAGLQIIWAPSDDGAALWYQGQLLAVIPGWSLYQNKQVSFSAGCIKENRLTAPLGSASTNDYYAEAEKHRHFWRDWHDGHLWEPMQRDLLKCYESQYGESLKYYSVDQGNWPPMAISQHYHQGSWYFLTLGMSIRPLPWVDFLFEDLAPQHRRIELAMAIDAEVMTEENAVQMASALASFAHFPWARISWLGEGHTLESAVAPVGFEGFLLSGELGGAEAQFSLPKREGETVTLLWTTPVTMAEREFAQAEESGGNQLVERLRQAGANHIFRPRQQVVDPQD; encoded by the coding sequence ATGACACAGTTGTACCGGATTGCTGAAGTCACCAATCAGCAGCAAACGCTGACAGCTCAGGTTGAGCAGGATGAGCGCGCCGCCTATTTCTATATCCGGCCTGCGGAACCGTTCCGCACGCAGTTCGCCGTGCGCGGCTGCTGGCTGCGCAATCTTCTGCCCGCGCCGGCCCGTGAAGACAGGGAAGCGATGGAGCAGGGCATTCCGCCGCTCCTGAGCGCAGAATATTGCCGTACGCTGGAAGCGGAACCGATGCTCGACCCCGCTGGCCTGCAGATTATCTGGGCCCCCAGCGATGACGGAGCGGCATTATGGTATCAGGGGCAGCTACTGGCGGTGATCCCGGGCTGGAGCCTCTATCAGAACAAGCAGGTCAGCTTCTCGGCTGGCTGCATTAAAGAAAACCGGCTGACGGCTCCGCTGGGTTCCGCTTCCACTAATGACTATTATGCTGAAGCTGAAAAACATCGTCACTTCTGGCGCGACTGGCATGATGGCCATCTCTGGGAGCCGATGCAGCGCGACCTGTTAAAGTGTTATGAATCCCAGTATGGCGAGTCGCTAAAGTATTACTCGGTGGATCAGGGCAACTGGCCACCGATGGCGATTTCGCAGCACTATCATCAGGGCAGCTGGTATTTCCTGACGCTGGGAATGAGCATTCGTCCACTGCCGTGGGTCGATTTTCTGTTTGAAGATCTGGCCCCCCAGCACCGCAGAATTGAGCTGGCGATGGCGATAGATGCAGAGGTCATGACGGAAGAGAACGCCGTGCAGATGGCGAGCGCGCTCGCCAGCTTTGCACACTTCCCCTGGGCACGAATCAGCTGGCTGGGAGAGGGACATACGCTGGAGTCTGCCGTGGCGCCGGTCGGTTTTGAAGGCTTCCTGCTCTCGGGTGAACTGGGCGGGGCAGAGGCGCAGTTCAGCCTGCCCAAACGCGAGGGCGAAACAGTCACGCTGCTCTGGACCACGCCGGTTACCATGGCGGAACGCGAATTCGCGCAGGCAGAAGAGAGCGGCGGCAATCAGCTGGTGGAAAGATTGCGTCAGGCCGGCGCGAATCATATTTTTCGTCCCCGTCAGCAGGTGGTTGATCCACAAGATTAA
- a CDS encoding oxygenase MpaB family protein yields the protein MSSIRDRIQQQVFRLNGLAMNEFDLSQPLGDPGLYGPDSVIWRVHGDFPSMLCGGISALLMQMLHPLALAGVWDHSTFRQDMMGRLRRTSQFIAVTTFGNSVDAQTLIDRVKRIHLQVNGVDARGAPYAASDPHLLTWVHVAETSRFLAAHLRYKNPDLSLAEQDRYYAEAAVVAEALGAETVPKSVQAVEAYLLAMQPELRCDERTREVLSLLMNAPAPSWQARPAMKVMMMAGIELLPEWAQQQFGFRFSGMGRGTLRLRMRVLAKGLRWSIRRGAYHRAMQRMGREG from the coding sequence ATGTCTTCAATCCGGGACAGAATTCAGCAGCAGGTGTTTCGCCTGAATGGGCTGGCTATGAACGAGTTTGATTTATCTCAACCGCTGGGCGATCCGGGATTATACGGGCCTGACAGCGTGATCTGGCGGGTGCACGGCGACTTTCCCAGTATGCTCTGCGGGGGGATCTCTGCACTGCTGATGCAGATGCTTCACCCGCTGGCGCTGGCTGGCGTCTGGGATCACTCCACCTTCCGGCAGGATATGATGGGACGGCTGCGCCGGACCAGCCAGTTTATTGCCGTGACTACGTTTGGTAACAGCGTGGATGCCCAAACGCTGATCGATCGCGTGAAGCGCATTCATTTACAGGTTAATGGCGTGGATGCCCGGGGAGCGCCCTATGCTGCGAGCGATCCTCATCTGCTGACCTGGGTACACGTTGCGGAAACCAGCCGTTTTCTCGCCGCGCATTTGCGCTATAAAAATCCCGATCTGAGCCTTGCTGAGCAGGACCGCTATTACGCCGAGGCCGCCGTCGTTGCGGAGGCGCTGGGTGCAGAGACCGTGCCGAAGTCGGTACAGGCGGTGGAGGCTTACCTGCTGGCAATGCAGCCAGAGCTGCGGTGTGATGAGCGTACCCGGGAGGTGCTCTCTTTGTTGATGAACGCGCCAGCGCCGAGCTGGCAGGCGCGCCCGGCAATGAAGGTGATGATGATGGCAGGCATAGAGCTGCTGCCAGAGTGGGCACAGCAGCAGTTCGGCTTCCGTTTTTCAGGCATGGGGCGCGGAACGCTTCGCTTACGTATGCGGGTACTGGCAAAAGGGCTGCGCTGGTCTATCCGACGCGGTGCCTACCACCGCGCTATGCAGCGCATGGGGCGGGAAGGATAG
- a CDS encoding ABC transporter ATP-binding protein → MINFNQVSKHFAGKAAVSNLTLNIAEGEFTVLIGTSGSGKSTTLKMINRLIEHDEGTIQFAGEEIRGFNPQELRRRMGYAIQSIGLFPHWTVEKNIATVPALLKWPQQRIAGRVTELLALLNLDEQFRHRFPHQLSGGQQQRVGVARALAADPEVLLMDEPFGALDPVTRGALQQEIVRIHQLSGRTIVLVTHDIDEALALADRLVLMDNGKVIQQGTPVELLTQPLNDFVRDFFGRSELGVRLLSLGNAGSAARRGEWLEEEAISEEMTLREALSQFIARQTDRLPVTDKARRPLGVLHFADLLKQKRT, encoded by the coding sequence ATGATCAACTTCAACCAGGTGAGCAAGCACTTTGCCGGTAAAGCGGCCGTCAGCAATCTGACGCTGAATATTGCTGAAGGCGAGTTCACGGTGCTGATTGGCACCTCGGGTTCAGGTAAATCCACCACGCTGAAAATGATCAACCGGCTGATTGAGCATGATGAAGGCACCATCCAGTTTGCCGGAGAGGAAATCCGCGGGTTTAACCCTCAGGAGCTGCGCAGACGCATGGGGTACGCTATCCAGTCTATTGGTCTCTTTCCCCACTGGACGGTAGAGAAAAACATCGCCACGGTGCCCGCCTTATTGAAATGGCCTCAGCAGCGGATAGCCGGCAGAGTCACTGAGCTGCTGGCGCTGCTGAACCTGGATGAGCAGTTTCGTCACCGCTTTCCCCATCAGCTTTCCGGTGGTCAGCAGCAGCGGGTGGGCGTGGCAAGAGCGCTGGCAGCGGATCCGGAGGTCCTGTTAATGGATGAGCCTTTTGGCGCGCTGGACCCTGTTACCCGCGGCGCACTTCAGCAGGAGATAGTGCGTATTCATCAACTTTCCGGGCGAACCATCGTGCTGGTCACGCACGATATTGATGAAGCGTTGGCGCTGGCCGACAGGCTGGTGTTGATGGATAACGGCAAGGTTATCCAGCAGGGCACGCCGGTTGAACTGCTTACCCAGCCGCTCAATGATTTTGTCAGGGACTTCTTTGGCCGCAGTGAATTGGGCGTGCGTTTACTCTCGTTAGGAAATGCGGGTTCGGCGGCGCGGCGCGGTGAGTGGCTGGAGGAGGAGGCGATATCGGAAGAGATGACGCTGCGCGAAGCCCTTTCGCAATTTATTGCCCGCCAGACCGACCGACTGCCGGTGACGGATAAAGCACGCAGGCCGCTGGGCGTGCTGCACTTTGCCGATCTGTTAAAGCAGAAGAGGACGTAA
- a CDS encoding MFS transporter translates to MTDLTTSAHVAMTGNTPTGEAVTLRRAADVSQLVNNSTQARSNARIVIGIALGGVFLDAYDLGALAFGMKDVTREFGLSPTGAGMVASAIAFGAIVGALIGGYLTDKIGRYRVFMADMFFFVFAALACAFAPNEYVLTAARFVMGLGVGIDLPVAMAFLAEFSKLKGRGNKAASIAMWCPTWYAAISISYLLVLFFYTVLPEAHAGLLWRIILGFGAVPAILIICIRSRYMSESPVWAANQGDLHGAAAILRNSYGINAHVAEDADLSPATRGRRASWRNYGELLKGVYLRRTILATVTAIASAFAYNAVAFGLPVIISSFLAQSMLTTILVSLALNLLFAFVGGILAVRLVPRFGAWKMTTLGYCFQFVALVGLALVGRPADGAEAAISIAMLALFLLGQGFGPGSHTMTFASLSYPTSLRGVGVGFNQTLMRGSSTVSLFMFPLLSAALSTNVFWVIALAPLAGLIALLAIRWEPSGYDVDAEDFVREP, encoded by the coding sequence ATGACTGATTTAACCACTTCGGCGCACGTCGCCATGACAGGGAATACCCCGACGGGTGAAGCCGTCACCCTCCGGCGAGCTGCCGATGTTTCTCAACTGGTCAACAACAGCACCCAGGCGCGCAGCAATGCCCGCATCGTGATTGGCATTGCGCTGGGCGGCGTCTTTCTTGATGCTTACGATTTGGGCGCCCTCGCCTTCGGCATGAAGGATGTCACCCGCGAGTTTGGCCTGTCGCCAACCGGTGCCGGTATGGTGGCTTCCGCGATAGCTTTTGGCGCCATTGTCGGCGCCCTGATTGGCGGTTACCTCACTGACAAAATTGGCCGTTACCGCGTCTTTATGGCCGATATGTTCTTCTTTGTTTTTGCCGCACTGGCGTGTGCCTTTGCCCCGAATGAGTATGTGCTGACAGCCGCACGTTTTGTAATGGGGCTTGGCGTTGGCATCGACCTGCCGGTGGCGATGGCCTTTTTAGCTGAATTTTCGAAGCTTAAGGGACGGGGCAATAAAGCTGCCAGCATTGCGATGTGGTGCCCCACCTGGTATGCGGCGATCTCCATCTCCTATCTGCTGGTATTGTTCTTTTACACGGTGTTGCCGGAAGCGCATGCAGGTCTGCTGTGGCGAATTATTTTAGGCTTTGGCGCTGTTCCCGCCATCCTGATTATTTGCATTCGTAGCCGCTATATGAGCGAGTCACCGGTCTGGGCAGCCAACCAGGGCGATCTGCATGGCGCGGCAGCTATCTTACGCAACTCATACGGCATTAATGCGCATGTGGCAGAGGATGCCGACCTGTCGCCTGCCACGCGTGGGCGTCGCGCCAGCTGGCGCAATTATGGCGAACTGCTGAAAGGGGTTTACCTGCGGCGTACCATTCTGGCAACGGTGACGGCGATTGCCTCCGCTTTTGCCTATAACGCCGTGGCGTTTGGTCTGCCGGTGATTATCTCCAGCTTCCTGGCGCAGTCGATGCTGACCACGATTCTGGTGTCGCTGGCGTTAAACCTGCTGTTTGCGTTTGTTGGCGGGATACTGGCCGTACGGCTGGTGCCAAGATTTGGCGCATGGAAGATGACGACGCTGGGCTACTGCTTCCAGTTTGTCGCGCTGGTGGGCCTGGCGCTGGTGGGGCGTCCAGCTGATGGTGCAGAAGCGGCCATTTCGATTGCGATGCTGGCGCTGTTCCTGCTGGGCCAGGGGTTTGGTCCCGGCTCGCATACTATGACCTTCGCCTCACTCAGCTACCCCACCTCTTTACGTGGCGTCGGCGTTGGCTTTAACCAGACGCTGATGCGCGGCAGTTCCACCGTCTCGCTGTTTATGTTCCCCCTGCTCTCTGCGGCGTTAAGCACCAATGTCTTTTGGGTCATTGCCCTCGCCCCGCTGGCAGGCCTTATCGCGCTGCTGGCGATCCGCTGGGAACCGTCCGGCTACGATGTGGATGCGGAAGATTTCGTGCGCGAACCCTAA
- a CDS encoding protein YohO has translation MNWQKIGVIFIFLLMALGGIGGVMLTGYTILIRA, from the coding sequence ATGAACTGGCAAAAAATTGGCGTAATTTTTATCTTCCTGTTGATGGCCCTCGGCGGCATTGGCGGGGTTATGCTGACGGGTTACACTATTCTTATTCGCGCGTAA
- the osmF gene encoding glycine betaine ABC transporter substrate-binding protein OsmF, which translates to MVKKTGLALALAGLLALTATAGAAEPVKVGSKIDTEGSLLGNIILQVLDKHGVKTVNKVQLGTTQVVRGAITAGELDIYPEYTGNGAFFFNDEHDAAWRNAQAGYEKVKKLDQEKNKLTWLTPAPANNTWTIAVRGDLAQKNKLNSLEDLSAYLKKGGEFKLAASAEFIERPDALPAFQKAYGFTLKQDQLLSLAGGDTAVTIKAAAQQTSGVNAAMAYGTDGPVAALGLQTLSDPKGVQPIYAPAPVIRDAVLKAYPQIADWLKPVFASLDEKTLQELNAKIAVEGQDAKKVAADYLQQKKLL; encoded by the coding sequence ATGGTGAAGAAAACAGGGCTTGCGCTCGCACTGGCGGGTTTACTCGCGCTGACCGCAACCGCTGGCGCGGCGGAGCCGGTGAAGGTCGGATCGAAAATTGATACTGAAGGATCGCTGCTTGGCAATATCATCCTTCAGGTACTGGATAAGCACGGCGTGAAAACGGTGAACAAAGTACAGCTCGGCACCACTCAGGTAGTCAGGGGGGCGATTACCGCTGGCGAACTCGATATTTATCCTGAGTACACCGGCAACGGCGCTTTTTTCTTTAATGATGAGCATGACGCCGCCTGGAGAAATGCGCAGGCCGGTTATGAGAAAGTGAAGAAGCTGGACCAGGAGAAAAATAAGCTCACCTGGCTGACTCCGGCCCCGGCTAATAATACCTGGACCATCGCCGTGCGCGGCGATTTGGCACAGAAGAACAAGCTGAATTCACTGGAGGATCTCAGCGCCTACCTGAAAAAGGGCGGTGAATTCAAGCTGGCCGCTTCCGCAGAATTTATCGAGCGGCCCGATGCGTTGCCTGCGTTCCAGAAAGCCTATGGCTTCACGCTGAAACAGGATCAGCTGCTCTCCCTGGCAGGAGGCGACACAGCGGTCACCATCAAAGCTGCCGCGCAGCAGACCTCGGGCGTTAATGCGGCGATGGCCTACGGCACCGATGGCCCGGTGGCGGCGCTCGGCCTGCAAACCCTGAGCGACCCCAAAGGCGTGCAGCCTATTTATGCGCCGGCGCCGGTTATTCGTGACGCGGTGCTGAAGGCTTACCCGCAGATTGCCGACTGGCTGAAACCGGTCTTTGCTTCGCTGGATGAAAAAACGCTGCAGGAACTCAACGCGAAAATTGCCGTAGAAGGGCAGGACGCGAAAAAGGTGGCAGCAGACTATTTGCAGCAGAAAAAACTGCTGTAG